In one window of Brassica rapa cultivar Chiifu-401-42 chromosome A07, CAAS_Brap_v3.01, whole genome shotgun sequence DNA:
- the LOC103828175 gene encoding TBC1 domain family member 15 — MFCCPYIMWRSGGEDLQGFYPVRPECLADVPRTRFKSRAGKTLSARRWHAAFTEDGHLDMEKVLRRIQRGGIHPSIKGAVWEFLLGCYDPDSTFDERTKLRTLRREQYAAWKQECKTMVPVLGTGTYITMAVVQQNGEPIDESSVENQGWVVKETVRDERVLQWMLSLHQIGLDVARTDRYLSFYEDGANQSKLWDVLAIYTWLNLDIGYVQGMNDICSPMIILFEDEADAFWCFERAMRRLRENFRATATSMGVQTQLGVLSQVIKTVDPRLHQHLEDLDGGEYLFAIRMLMVLFRREFSFLDALYLWELMWAMEYNPNMFATYEELEDRNNNNNAADDPKLLKRYGKFERKYVNSGKNERHSNTIAVFVVASVLQTKNKRLLKEAKGLDDVVQILGDIAGNLDAKKACKEALKIHEKFLKKANRP, encoded by the exons ATGTTTTGCTGCCCATACATAATGTGGAGATCAGGAGGAGAAGATTTGCAAGGTTTCTACCCAGTTAGACCTGAATGTCTAGCTGATGTTCCCAGGACCCGCTTTAAATCCAGG GCTGGAAAGACTCTAAGTGCAAGAAGATGGCACGCTGCCTTTACTGAAGATGGCCATTTGGATATGGAAAAAGTCCTCCGACGTATTCAGCGTGGA GGAATTCATCCCTCCATCAAAGGCGCTGTTTGGGAGTTTTTGTTAGGTTGTTACGATCCTGACAGCACCTTTGATGAAAGGACCAAGCTCCGGACTCTAAGAAG GGAGCAGTACGCTGCTTGGAAACAAGAATGTAAGACTATGGTTCCTGTCCTTGGCACCGGCACCTACATCACTATGGCTGTTGTTCAACAAAATGGCGAACCAATTGATGAATCTTCTGTTGAAAATCAAGGCTGGGTCGTCAAAGAGACTGTTAGAGACGAGAGAGTCCTCCAATGGATGCTCTCCTTGCATCAGATCG GCCTTGACGTTGCTAGAACAGATCGCTATCTTTCCTTTTATGAGGATGGTGCTAATCAGTCCAAACTATGGGATGTTCTTGCCATATATACTTGGTTGAATCTTGATATCGGTTACGTTCAAG GTATGAATGATATATGTTCCCCAATGATAATCCTCTTTGAGGATGAAGCCGATGCTTTCTGGTGCTTTGAGCGTGCAATGCGAAGACTG AGAGAAAATTTCAGGGCAACAGCAACATCAATGGGTGTGCAGACTCAGCTGGGTGTGCTCTCACAGGTCATTAAAACGGTTGATCCTCGCCTCCATCAACATCTAG AGGATCTGGATGGTGGGGAGTATCTGTTTGCTATAAGGATGTTGATGGTACTTTTCAGGAGAGAGTTCTCCTTCCTCGACGCTTTGTACCTTTGGGAG CTGATGTGGGCAATGGAGTATAATCCAAACATGTTTGCAACATACGAGGAACTAGAAGACcggaacaacaacaacaacgcaGCAGACGATCCCAAGTTACTCAAACGTTATGGCAAGTTTGAGAGGAAATACGTGAACAGCGGAAAGAACGAGCGACATAGCAATACGATTGCTGTTTTCGTGGTCGCTAGCGTTCTGCAGACAAAGAACAAACGTCTCTTAAAGGAAGCTAAAGGCCTAGACGACGTTGTTCAG ATACTAGGAGACATCGCCGGTAATCTTGACGCCAAAAAAGCGTGTAAAGAAGCGTTGAAGATCCATGAAAAGTTCCTCAAAAAG GCTAATAGGCCATGA
- the LOC103828249 gene encoding CRIB domain-containing protein RIC6, with product MQLTMSSSKMKSLLKGLRYISQVFESGKEEEIKIGNPTDVKHVAHIGWDGPSATPASAPSWMNEFKNGGGFESGQGGGEDDSSVKCMSECGGRTRDLPNLPKSSRKAASEKGSPTREISSDKTKRRSSKKGTTSSSRRPKEVSELNERSSLQEAPKKSRRKKKKTKEIGGSTRSIRRSDVDNMSDYMSETGSIRSMPQFDNRDDF from the exons ATGCAACTGACAATGTCAAGCTCCAAGATGAAAAGCCTCTTGAAAGGTCTAAGATACATTTCTCAAGTTTTTG AAAgtggaaaagaagaagagataaaGATAGGGAATCCAACGGACGTAAAGCATGTTGCCCATATTGGTTGGGATGGTCCATCCGCTACTCCTGCCTCCGCACCAAGCTGG ATGAACGAGTTCAAAAATGGTGGAGGATTCGAATCTGGACAAGGAGGCGGAGAAGATGATTCATCCGTGAAATGTATGTCGGAATGTGGCGGTCGGACCAGAGATTTACCTAACCTACCAAAATCTTCAAGGAAAGCGGCTTCCGAGAAAGGTTCTCCGACAAGGGAAATATCATCTGACAAAACTAAGCGAAGGTCTTCGAAGAAAGGAACAACATCATCGTCAAGAAGACCAAAGGAAGTGTCTGAACTAAATGAGCGTTCTTCGTTACAGGAAGCTCCGAAGAAatcgaggaggaagaagaagaagacgaaagaAATTGGAGGATCAACTAGATCGATACGAAGATCTGATGTGGATAACATGTCGGATTATATGTCTGAAACTGGTTCTATAAGATCTATGCCTCAATTCGACAACAGAGATGACTTTTGA
- the LOC103828176 gene encoding succinate--CoA ligase [ADP-forming] subunit beta, mitochondrial — protein MRGLVKKLVSRSLSVAGKWQNQQLRRLNIHEYQGAELMGKYGVNVPKGVAVSSLDQVKKAIDQVFPNESELVVKSQILAGGRGLGTFKSGLQGGVHIVNRDHAQDIAGKMLGQVLVTKQTGPLGKVVTKVYLCEKLSLVNEMYFSIILDRKSAGPLIIACKKGGTSIEDLADKFPDMIIKVPIDVFAGITDEDAAKVVDGLAPKAADRKDSIEQVKKLYELFRKTDCTMLEINPLAETSTNQLVAADAKLNFDDNAAFRQKEIFALRDPTQEDPREVAAAKVDLNYIGLDGEIGCMVNGAGLAMATMDIIKLHGGTPANFLDVGGNASEHQVVEAFKILTSDDKVKAILVNIFGGIMKCDVIASGIVNAAKEVSLKVPVVVRLEGTNVEQGKRILKESGMKLITADDLDDAAEKAVKALAN, from the exons ATGAGGGGATTGGTGAAGAAGCTGGTGTCCAGATCTCTCTCGGTCGCCGGGAAATGGCAGAATCAACAGCTTCGCCGTCTCAACATCCACGAGTATCAG GGAGCAGAGCTGATGGGTAAATACGGAGTGAATGTGCCAAAGGGAGTCGCTGTTTCTTCTCTCGATCAAGTTAAAAAGGCTATCGACCAAGTTTTCCCTAACGAATCCGAG CTGGTCGTTAAGAGCCAGATCTTGGCTGGTGGAAGAGGTCTCGGAACCTTCAAGAGTGGTCTTCAGGGTGGTGTTCACATTGTCAACCGTGATCACGCTCAAGATATTGCTG GAAAGATGCTTGGTCAAGTTCTCGTCACCAAACAAACTGGTCCTCTAGGCAAAGTTGTCACCAAG GTTTACTTGTGTGAGAAACTGTCTCTCGTCAATGAGATGTACTTCTCCATTATTCTTGACCGTAAATCTGCTGGACCG TTGATAATTGCCTGCAAAAAGGGTGGTACCAGCATCGAAGATCTTGCTGATAAGTTCCCTGACATGATTATTAAG GTGCCGATCGATGTGTTTGCAGGAATTACCGATGAAGATGCTGCTAAGGTTGTGGATGGTCTGGCTCCAAAAGCTGCTGACAGAAAAGATTCTATTGAACAAGTCAAGAAGCTATACGAACTCTTCCGCAAGACTGACTGCACAATGTTGGAA ATCAACCCTCTCGCTGAGACATCCACTAATCAATTGGTAGCTGCTGATGCCAAGTTGAACTTTGATGATAACGCTGCTTTCCGTCAGAAAGAGATTTTTGCTCTTCGTGATCCAACACAGGAGGATCCACGAGAG GTCGCTGCTGCAAAAGTTGACTTGAATTATATCGGTTTAGATGGAGAGATTGGCTGTATGGTGAACGGTGCTGGATTGGCGATGGCAACCATGGACATCATTAAATTGCACGGTGGGACTCCGGCAAATTTCCTTGACGTCGGTGGAAACGCTTCTGAGCACCAG GTGGTGGAGGCGTTTAAGATACTGACGTCGGACGATAAAGTGAAAGCAATATTGGTGAACATATTTGGTGGAATAATGAAATGTGATGTGATTGCTAGTGGAATTGTGAATGCTGCTAAAGAG GTTTCACTGAAAGTACCAGTGGTGGTTCGTCTAGAGGGAACAAATGTGGAACAGGGAAAGAGAATCCTCAAGGAAAGTGGAATGAAACTCATTACGGCTGATGATTTGGATGATGCTGCAGAGAAAGCTGTCAAAGCATTAGCTAATTAA